Proteins from a single region of Parasedimentitalea psychrophila:
- the dapA gene encoding 4-hydroxy-tetrahydrodipicolinate synthase — MFKGSMPALVTPFNNGELDLDALKHLVDWQISQGSTGLVPVGTTGESPTLTHDEHEAVIAAVVTAAAGRVPVIAGAGSNNTVETIRFVEFAKQAGAAAALVVTPYYNKPTQRGLVAHFTAAHDCADLPIVIYNIPGRSMVDMTPETMGELARLPNIIGVKDATGDLARVSQQRMTCGADFVQLSGEDATALGFNAHGGVGCISVTANVAPKLCAEFQAATLAGDYALALEYQDRLMPLHEAIFIEPGLVGAKYGLNKLGLCRQEVRSPLTGLQDSTKAAIDAAMAHAGLL, encoded by the coding sequence ATGTTCAAAGGCTCTATGCCAGCCCTCGTCACACCGTTTAATAACGGCGAGTTGGATCTGGATGCACTCAAACACCTTGTCGACTGGCAGATCAGCCAAGGCTCAACCGGTTTGGTCCCCGTGGGCACCACCGGTGAAAGCCCCACCCTGACCCATGACGAGCACGAGGCGGTCATTGCAGCGGTGGTGACGGCGGCGGCAGGCCGGGTGCCGGTGATTGCCGGTGCCGGCTCCAACAACACGGTCGAGACGATTCGGTTTGTTGAATTCGCCAAGCAGGCCGGTGCGGCTGCGGCTCTGGTGGTGACGCCCTACTACAACAAGCCAACACAGCGCGGCTTGGTGGCCCATTTCACCGCGGCGCATGACTGTGCCGACCTGCCGATCGTGATCTATAATATCCCCGGCCGCTCGATGGTCGACATGACCCCTGAAACCATGGGCGAGCTGGCCAGGCTGCCAAACATCATCGGCGTCAAAGACGCCACCGGTGATCTTGCCCGCGTCAGCCAGCAGCGGATGACCTGTGGTGCCGACTTTGTGCAGCTATCTGGCGAAGACGCCACTGCGCTGGGCTTTAACGCCCACGGCGGTGTTGGCTGCATCTCGGTCACCGCCAACGTGGCGCCGAAACTCTGCGCTGAATTCCAAGCCGCCACCCTGGCCGGTGATTACGCTCTGGCGCTAGAGTATCAGGACCGGTTGATGCCGCTGCACGAGGCGATCTTTATCGAGCCCGGCCTGGTTGGCGCCAAATACGGCCTCAACAAACTGGGCCTGTGCCGCCAAGAGGTGCGCTCGCCACTGACCGGCTTGCAAGACAGCACCAAGGCGGCGATTGATGCGGCAATGGCCCACGCCGGCCTGCTGTAA
- a CDS encoding dimethyl sulfoxide reductase anchor subunit family protein — protein MHPAPSVIVFTTLSGLGFGLLVFLGLGLPDVSGLVAFVFFAIAYGLAVGGLLASTFHLGRPERALKAFSQWQTSWLSREGCCAVGALLVMAIYGFGTVFLATAWPVIGGIGAALSLATVFTTSMIYTQLKTIPRWNMPLTPALFLSISLAGGALLAGQETLATGLLIIAGAIQLAYWVKGDQAFATSGTTLATATGLGSDGTVRAFEPPHTGTNYLLREFVHVIGRKHSQKLRVIGFTLGFALPVLLLIFPFSGLMLKHLMAAIAVLSHLAGVACARWLFFAEAEHVVGLYYGKR, from the coding sequence ATGCATCCCGCACCCTCTGTTATTGTATTCACCACCCTGTCCGGCCTTGGCTTTGGTCTGCTGGTTTTCCTTGGGCTTGGCTTGCCGGATGTCTCTGGCCTGGTTGCCTTTGTGTTCTTTGCCATCGCTTACGGCCTGGCGGTTGGCGGCTTGCTGGCCTCGACCTTTCACCTTGGCCGCCCCGAGCGCGCCCTGAAAGCGTTTAGCCAGTGGCAAACCAGCTGGCTCAGCCGCGAAGGCTGCTGCGCCGTTGGAGCCTTGCTGGTGATGGCGATTTATGGCTTCGGTACCGTGTTTCTGGCCACCGCCTGGCCAGTGATCGGCGGCATTGGCGCCGCCCTGAGCCTGGCCACTGTGTTCACCACCTCGATGATCTACACCCAGCTGAAAACGATCCCACGCTGGAACATGCCGCTGACCCCAGCACTGTTCCTCAGCATCTCGCTGGCGGGCGGGGCATTGCTCGCCGGACAGGAAACACTGGCGACGGGTCTGCTGATCATCGCCGGCGCCATTCAGCTGGCCTATTGGGTCAAGGGCGATCAGGCCTTTGCCACCTCGGGGACCACATTGGCCACCGCCACCGGACTGGGCAGTGACGGTACTGTGCGCGCCTTTGAGCCCCCCCATACCGGCACCAACTATCTGCTGCGTGAATTTGTGCATGTGATCGGGCGCAAGCACAGCCAGAAACTGCGAGTGATCGGTTTCACCCTTGGTTTTGCCCTGCCGGTTCTGTTGCTGATATTCCCGTTCAGCGGATTGATGCTAAAGCACCTGATGGCTGCCATTGCAGTGCTGTCGCATCTGGCAGGCGTGGCCTGCGCCCGCTGGCTGTTTTTTGCCGAGGCCGAACATGTGGTGGGGCTGTATTACGGCAAACGCTGA
- a CDS encoding 4Fe-4S dicluster domain-containing protein: MTELPNSTRRKMGLVIDLDTCVGCHACVISCKGWNTENYGAPLSDQDPYGGDPSGSFLNRVHSFEVQPPACDAQPSPAAQLVHFPKSCLHCDDAPCVTVCPTGASYKRVEDGIVLVNEDNCIGCGLCAWSCPYGARELDLAAGVMKKCTLCVDRIYNQNLPEEDRIPSCVRTCPSGARHFGDLGDADSDVSKLVAARGGFDLMPEMGTKPVNKYLPPRPKDQIEDQIDILAPLLTPVTEAAGGFMGWLDKALDKLPGQSTGGAS, translated from the coding sequence ATGACCGAACTCCCAAACTCAACCCGCCGCAAAATGGGTCTGGTCATCGACCTCGACACCTGCGTCGGCTGCCATGCCTGCGTGATCTCCTGCAAGGGCTGGAACACCGAGAACTATGGCGCCCCCCTATCTGATCAGGATCCCTATGGCGGCGACCCCTCGGGCAGCTTCCTGAACCGGGTACACTCATTCGAGGTACAGCCACCGGCCTGTGACGCCCAGCCCAGCCCCGCCGCCCAGCTGGTCCATTTTCCAAAATCCTGCCTGCACTGCGACGACGCCCCCTGCGTCACCGTCTGCCCCACTGGCGCCAGCTACAAACGGGTCGAGGACGGCATTGTGCTGGTCAATGAAGACAACTGCATTGGCTGCGGGCTCTGCGCCTGGTCCTGCCCCTATGGTGCGCGCGAGTTGGACCTGGCAGCAGGCGTGATGAAGAAATGCACGCTCTGTGTGGACCGGATCTATAACCAGAACCTGCCCGAGGAAGACCGCATCCCATCCTGCGTGCGGACCTGCCCATCGGGTGCGCGGCATTTTGGCGATCTGGGCGATGCAGACAGTGATGTCTCAAAGCTGGTGGCGGCGCGCGGTGGCTTTGATCTGATGCCCGAGATGGGCACCAAACCGGTGAACAAATACCTGCCACCCCGCCCCAAAGACCAGATCGAAGATCAGATCGACATCCTGGCGCCGCTATTGACCCCGGTGACCGAAGCTGCAGGCGGCTTTATGGGCTGGCTGGACAAGGCACTCGACAAACTGCCCGGCCAATCTACGGGAGGAGCAAGCTGA
- a CDS encoding molybdopterin oxidoreductase family protein → MTFQQPQVNTSPEVSDEIRKTTCYMCACRCGINVHMKGGKVAYIEGNRDHPVNKGVLCAKGAAGIMQVNAPSRLKAPLKRVGPRGSGEFVEISWDEAISTAVGWLNELHETAPHKLAFFTGRDQSQSFTSFWAQNFGTPNYAAHGGFCSVNMATAGIYTMGGAFWEFGQPDWDHTKLFMMFGVAEDHDSNPIKAGLGKIKARGAKVIGVNPIRSGYNAIADEWVGITPGTDGLFILSLIHLLMKAGKIDLDYLSRYTNAPVLVNAAEGPEQGLFLRDSDDKPLVIDRNTGKLTAFDTPGVRPDLSATYEKDGVTHRPVFHQMAERYLSEDYAPEAIADQCGIPAKRIRAIAAEIARVAFDEAIELDIEWTDFRGETHQKMTGRPVSFHAMRGIAAHANGFQTCRALHVLQILLGTVEVPGGFRFKPPYPKPAEAHPAPHCNGRPGRPLDGPHLGFVQGPEHLALKEDGSPARIDKAFTWENPMSSHGLMHMVISNAYAGDPYKINTLFMYMANMSWNSSMNTTGVMEMLSARNDDGGYVIPHIIYSDAYNSEMVSYADLILPDTTYLERHDCISMLDRPICEADAAADAIRWPVIEPDRDVRGFQSVLVDLANRMQLPGFTNADGSPKWKDYADYIVNHERKPGIGPLAGFRGTDGDKVGRGEVNPEQLDRYIENGGFFVEHIPAEAAYYKPWNKAYQDWAVGMGIFDSPQPYLFQLYVEPMRKFQLAAEGFGDRQPPDHLRARIKHTMDPLPIWYQTDQQGNEGYTINALTQRPMAMYHSWGGQNAWLRQLHGYNPLYVPTKLMRENDLKDGDWAKVSSPHGEITVPVMEMAALNDNTVWTWNAIGKRKGSWALKEDAPEATKGFLLNHLIHELLPPKGDGMRWANSDPITGQAAWFDLKVKLEKTAVPEGLTESKPDFPPLKSPIDTGPKDLKWKVGK, encoded by the coding sequence ATGACATTCCAGCAACCCCAGGTGAACACCTCACCTGAAGTCTCGGACGAGATCCGCAAGACCACCTGTTACATGTGCGCCTGTCGCTGTGGCATCAATGTACACATGAAGGGTGGCAAGGTTGCCTATATCGAAGGCAACCGCGATCACCCGGTCAACAAGGGCGTGCTCTGTGCCAAGGGCGCGGCCGGCATCATGCAGGTCAACGCGCCCTCCCGGCTCAAGGCGCCGCTGAAACGGGTGGGGCCGCGTGGCTCGGGTGAATTTGTTGAAATCTCCTGGGACGAAGCAATCAGCACCGCTGTCGGCTGGCTGAACGAGCTGCACGAGACCGCGCCCCACAAGCTGGCCTTCTTCACCGGCCGCGATCAATCGCAAAGCTTCACCTCGTTCTGGGCGCAGAACTTTGGCACCCCCAACTACGCGGCGCATGGGGGGTTCTGCTCGGTCAACATGGCAACTGCCGGCATCTACACCATGGGCGGCGCCTTCTGGGAGTTTGGCCAGCCCGATTGGGATCACACCAAGCTGTTCATGATGTTCGGCGTCGCCGAGGATCACGACAGCAACCCGATCAAGGCGGGTCTGGGCAAGATCAAGGCGCGCGGTGCCAAGGTGATTGGCGTCAACCCGATCCGGTCGGGCTATAATGCGATTGCCGACGAATGGGTTGGCATCACCCCCGGCACCGACGGGTTGTTCATCCTGTCGCTGATCCATCTGCTGATGAAGGCCGGCAAGATCGACCTGGACTACCTGAGCCGCTATACTAACGCGCCGGTGCTGGTAAATGCAGCTGAGGGCCCGGAACAGGGTCTGTTTCTGCGCGATAGCGATGACAAGCCGCTGGTGATCGACCGCAACACCGGCAAGCTGACCGCCTTTGACACCCCCGGCGTGCGGCCCGACCTGTCTGCGACCTATGAAAAGGACGGCGTCACCCACCGCCCGGTGTTCCACCAGATGGCCGAACGCTACCTGTCCGAGGACTACGCCCCCGAGGCAATTGCTGACCAATGCGGCATCCCGGCCAAACGCATCCGTGCCATTGCAGCGGAAATTGCCCGCGTCGCCTTTGACGAGGCGATCGAGCTGGACATTGAGTGGACCGATTTTCGCGGCGAGACCCATCAGAAAATGACAGGCCGCCCGGTCAGCTTCCATGCCATGCGCGGCATTGCGGCCCATGCCAATGGTTTTCAGACCTGCCGCGCGCTGCATGTGCTGCAGATCTTGCTGGGCACTGTCGAGGTGCCCGGTGGTTTTCGCTTCAAACCGCCCTACCCCAAACCAGCCGAGGCCCACCCGGCGCCCCATTGCAACGGCCGACCCGGACGCCCCCTCGACGGGCCCCATCTGGGCTTTGTCCAGGGCCCCGAACATCTGGCGCTCAAGGAAGACGGCAGCCCGGCCCGGATCGACAAGGCGTTTACCTGGGAAAACCCGATGTCCAGCCACGGGCTGATGCATATGGTGATCTCAAACGCCTATGCGGGCGATCCCTACAAGATCAACACCCTGTTCATGTATATGGCCAACATGTCATGGAACTCGTCGATGAACACCACCGGCGTGATGGAGATGCTGTCGGCGCGCAATGACGATGGCGGCTACGTGATCCCGCATATCATCTACTCCGATGCCTATAACTCGGAAATGGTCAGCTACGCCGACCTGATCCTGCCCGACACCACCTATCTGGAACGCCACGACTGCATCTCGATGCTGGACCGGCCGATCTGCGAGGCCGACGCCGCCGCCGACGCCATCCGCTGGCCGGTGATCGAACCCGACCGCGACGTGCGTGGCTTTCAGTCGGTGCTGGTCGATCTGGCCAACCGGATGCAACTGCCCGGCTTTACCAACGCAGACGGCAGCCCCAAATGGAAAGACTACGCCGATTACATCGTCAACCACGAACGCAAGCCCGGCATCGGCCCGCTGGCAGGGTTTCGCGGCACCGACGGCGATAAGGTCGGCCGCGGCGAAGTAAACCCCGAGCAGCTGGACCGCTACATTGAGAACGGCGGCTTCTTCGTCGAACACATCCCGGCCGAGGCGGCCTATTACAAACCCTGGAACAAGGCCTACCAGGACTGGGCGGTGGGCATGGGTATCTTTGATAGCCCGCAGCCCTATCTGTTCCAGCTCTATGTGGAACCGATGCGCAAATTCCAACTGGCCGCCGAAGGCTTTGGTGACCGCCAGCCCCCCGATCACCTGCGCGCCCGAATTAAACACACCATGGATCCGCTGCCGATCTGGTATCAGACCGACCAGCAGGGCAATGAGGGCTATACCATCAACGCCCTGACCCAACGTCCAATGGCGATGTATCACTCCTGGGGTGGCCAGAACGCCTGGCTGCGCCAGCTGCACGGGTACAACCCGCTCTATGTACCGACGAAACTGATGCGCGAAAACGACCTGAAGGATGGCGATTGGGCCAAGGTCAGCTCGCCGCACGGCGAGATTACCGTACCGGTGATGGAGATGGCGGCGCTGAATGACAACACCGTCTGGACCTGGAACGCCATCGGCAAACGTAAAGGTAGCTGGGCCCTGAAAGAGGACGCCCCCGAGGCCACCAAAGGTTTCCTGCTCAACCATCTGATCCACGAATTGCTGCCCCCCAAAGGCGACGGCATGCGATGGGCCAACTCCGACCCGATCACCGGCCAGGCCGCTTGGTTTGACCTCAAGGTAAAATTGGAAAAAACCGCCGTCCCCGAAGGATTGACCGAAAGCAAACCAGACTTCCCGCCCTTGAAATCGCCAATCGACACCGGCCCCAAAGACCTGAAGTGGAAAGTTGGAAAATGA
- a CDS encoding YeiH family protein, with product MQELFPGVAVAIIVAVTAQFLADHYATPAMLLALLLGIAVSFLGEEGKTVPGIAFSARSLLRLGIAFLGVRVSMVLMMGLGWHLIALVVGGVITTILFGLAVARLFGHKWRFALLTAGSVAICGASAAMAISAILPRDERSEERLIFTVMGVTVLSTIAMILYPILVNLLELDSVQAGVFLGGTIHDVAQVVGAGFSISEQTGDTATLVKLMRVAMLAPIVLVASLMIRSFAVLPKDGKRPPLLPGFVLAFLVLAGLNSFGLIPPIVTDFLSQASRWLLLTAIAAVGMKTNLKQVLAVGGAAIALIIVETVFIAGFILAGITVLT from the coding sequence ATGCAAGAGCTTTTTCCAGGTGTGGCGGTTGCCATAATTGTCGCGGTAACAGCGCAATTTCTGGCGGACCACTACGCAACACCGGCGATGTTGCTGGCACTGTTGCTGGGCATCGCGGTCAGTTTTCTGGGCGAAGAGGGCAAAACCGTCCCCGGCATCGCCTTTTCCGCCCGCTCGCTGTTGCGGCTGGGGATTGCGTTCCTCGGCGTCCGGGTGTCGATGGTTCTGATGATGGGGCTTGGCTGGCATCTTATAGCCCTGGTGGTTGGCGGCGTCATTACCACCATCCTGTTTGGTCTCGCGGTGGCGCGACTGTTTGGTCACAAATGGCGGTTTGCGCTGCTGACAGCCGGGTCGGTGGCGATCTGTGGCGCCTCGGCCGCGATGGCGATCAGTGCAATCCTGCCGCGCGATGAACGATCCGAAGAGCGGCTGATTTTCACCGTAATGGGAGTGACGGTTCTGTCGACCATAGCGATGATCCTCTATCCGATCCTGGTCAATCTGCTAGAGCTGGATTCAGTGCAGGCCGGTGTTTTCCTGGGCGGCACAATCCATGACGTGGCGCAGGTGGTTGGCGCCGGATTTTCCATCTCGGAACAAACCGGCGACACTGCTACATTGGTGAAACTGATGCGGGTGGCGATGCTGGCCCCCATTGTGCTGGTGGCCTCGTTGATGATCCGCTCATTTGCGGTACTGCCCAAGGATGGCAAACGCCCGCCCCTGCTGCCCGGCTTTGTACTGGCGTTTCTGGTGCTGGCGGGGCTGAACTCCTTTGGTCTGATCCCGCCGATCGTCACCGACTTCCTGAGCCAGGCATCCCGGTGGTTGCTGCTGACGGCAATCGCCGCCGTTGGCATGAAGACCAATTTGAAACAGGTGCTGGCCGTCGGCGGCGCCGCCATCGCACTTATCATCGTAGAAACAGTATTTATAGCCGGGTTTATCCTGGCGGGGATTACGGTTCTTACCTGA
- a CDS encoding citrate/2-methylcitrate synthase, producing the protein MSENVKINRGLKGVYFERSGVSDIDGSKGELSYRGYSIHDLATRSTFEEVCYLLIHGELPTVAELAGFDAQLKSARSLPPAIYDIIAGCKDGHPMDVLRTAVSALAAMEPDSQKLGEEAFVENGIRLTSQVPMIIAAHEAIRNGRTPVTADPELGHAANWLWMLKGEKPSADAARLADVDFILHAEHGANASSFAARVCIGTEANLHGGIVTALSTLAGPAHGGAAEDVMKMVQEIGTPENAAAYVKEKRGNREAVTGFGHRVYRKEDPRARHMREGVRQLGEEMGAPEWYAILQGVVEAMKPYARHGLNVNVDFYSGVIYQLHGIPMDLYVPIFAIGRMPGWIIQCIEQQRGNILIRPLTLYNGPEPRDYTDLRDR; encoded by the coding sequence ATGAGCGAAAACGTCAAGATCAACCGTGGCCTTAAAGGCGTTTACTTTGAGCGCTCCGGCGTCAGTGACATCGACGGCAGCAAAGGAGAGCTGAGCTATCGTGGCTATTCGATCCACGATCTGGCAACCCGCTCCACATTTGAGGAAGTCTGCTATCTGCTGATCCACGGCGAGCTGCCAACCGTTGCCGAGCTGGCCGGGTTTGACGCCCAGTTGAAATCGGCGCGCAGCCTGCCGCCTGCGATCTATGACATCATTGCCGGCTGCAAGGATGGCCACCCGATGGACGTGCTGCGCACTGCCGTGTCTGCGCTGGCCGCGATGGAACCAGACAGCCAGAAACTGGGCGAAGAGGCCTTTGTTGAAAATGGCATCCGCCTGACCAGCCAGGTGCCGATGATCATCGCCGCACATGAGGCCATTCGCAACGGTCGCACCCCGGTCACTGCTGATCCCGAGCTGGGCCACGCCGCCAACTGGCTGTGGATGCTGAAGGGTGAAAAGCCATCAGCCGACGCCGCCCGGCTGGCCGATGTTGATTTCATCCTGCACGCCGAACATGGCGCCAATGCCTCCAGCTTTGCGGCGCGGGTCTGCATTGGCACCGAAGCCAACCTGCACGGCGGCATCGTCACCGCGCTGTCGACACTGGCTGGCCCGGCCCACGGTGGCGCTGCCGAGGACGTCATGAAGATGGTCCAAGAGATTGGCACCCCGGAAAACGCCGCCGCCTATGTCAAAGAGAAACGTGGCAACCGCGAGGCCGTCACCGGCTTTGGCCACCGGGTCTATCGCAAGGAAGATCCCCGTGCGCGCCACATGCGTGAAGGTGTTCGCCAATTGGGCGAAGAAATGGGCGCGCCGGAATGGTACGCCATCCTGCAGGGCGTCGTCGAAGCGATGAAACCCTATGCACGTCACGGATTGAACGTGAATGTCGATTTCTATTCCGGAGTGATCTACCAGCTGCACGGCATTCCGATGGATCTCTATGTTCCGATCTTTGCCATCGGTCGCATGCCCGGCTGGATCATCCAGTGCATCGAACAGCAGCGCGGCAATATCCTGATCCGCCCGCTGACCTTGTACAACGGCCCAGAGCCACGCGATTACACTGACCTCCGCGATCGGTGA
- a CDS encoding phosphate acyltransferase: MSVLENAYAAARARSARVVFPEMEDPRVAEATARLKAEGLCEPLPLSPPSEAHVAALVQARGLKESIAKRMVSKPLYRAAAMVALGEADAMVAGAGVSTRRVIEAASIGIGLSPGVSTPSSFFLMLFPDGREMVFADCAVNVAPDAAQLADIARASAVSAESLLGAARVAMLSFSTGTSGDGDSVARVREAAELAGFAGPVQADAALNGVVAAKKGIAPLDANVLIFPSLDAGNIAYKLCQELAGAQALGPFLQGFARPVCDLSRGASVDDIVAAAVLTAAQA; encoded by the coding sequence ATGTCTGTACTTGAAAATGCATATGCAGCCGCAAGGGCGCGGTCTGCACGAGTGGTGTTTCCTGAAATGGAAGACCCACGGGTGGCTGAGGCCACAGCCCGGCTAAAAGCCGAAGGCCTGTGTGAGCCGCTGCCATTGTCGCCGCCGTCCGAGGCCCATGTTGCCGCTTTGGTGCAGGCGCGCGGATTGAAAGAATCCATTGCAAAACGTATGGTTTCCAAACCTTTGTACCGTGCCGCCGCGATGGTCGCGCTGGGCGAGGCGGACGCGATGGTGGCGGGCGCCGGTGTCTCGACACGGCGGGTGATCGAGGCGGCAAGCATTGGTATTGGGCTGTCGCCGGGGGTATCAACACCGTCGTCATTCTTTCTGATGCTGTTCCCGGATGGCCGTGAAATGGTATTTGCCGATTGTGCGGTGAACGTGGCGCCTGATGCGGCGCAACTGGCAGATATCGCACGGGCCTCGGCCGTATCGGCCGAATCACTATTGGGCGCGGCGCGGGTGGCGATGCTGTCGTTTTCCACCGGCACCTCGGGTGATGGCGACAGCGTGGCGCGGGTGCGCGAGGCGGCGGAACTGGCCGGGTTTGCCGGGCCGGTACAGGCTGATGCGGCGCTGAATGGCGTTGTCGCGGCCAAGAAAGGCATCGCGCCACTGGACGCCAATGTGCTGATCTTCCCGTCACTGGATGCGGGCAATATCGCGTATAAACTGTGCCAGGAACTGGCAGGCGCGCAGGCGCTGGGGCCGTTTTTGCAGGGCTTTGCACGGCCTGTCTGTGACCTTAGCCGTGGCGCCTCGGTTGACGATATCGTTGCCGCCGCGGTGCTGACCGCAGCACAGGCCTGA
- a CDS encoding acetate/propionate family kinase: MTGDRDQDLGNQQLILVLNAGSSSIKFAVFDRTLTEVLSGMAEGIGGASRLKLGATEIETPFIDHRSALSAILKLLPKHGIELTALRAAAHRVVHGGSKLTKPVRVTPEVRAEIASCTPLAPLHNPHNLAAIDTLAELTPNLPQFASFDTSFHASNPEVATRYAIPKMIETKGIRRYGFHGLSYGSLVRRLPEISGEKLPSRLLAFHLGNGASLCAIKNGQSVATTMGYSPLDGLTMGTRSGGIDANAVLRLVEDNGLERTKAILNHESGLLGLSGGKSDMRNLMLDPSADSAFAIEHFCYWSLRHAGSLIAAMEGVDAIAFTGGIGENAVGVRARILRGLEWIGARMDVDANHARKARLHAASSKVHIWVVPAQEERMIAIDAAALLEAV; encoded by the coding sequence GTGACCGGGGACAGGGATCAGGACTTGGGCAACCAACAGCTGATCCTTGTCCTCAACGCCGGCTCTTCGTCGATTAAATTCGCCGTGTTCGACCGAACCTTGACCGAGGTGCTGTCGGGCATGGCCGAAGGCATTGGCGGCGCCTCGCGATTAAAACTCGGCGCCACCGAGATTGAAACACCGTTCATTGATCATCGCTCGGCGCTGTCGGCTATTCTTAAGCTGCTGCCCAAACATGGCATTGAATTGACGGCCCTGCGCGCGGCAGCACATCGGGTGGTGCATGGCGGCAGCAAGCTGACCAAACCGGTCCGGGTGACCCCCGAGGTGCGCGCCGAGATCGCCAGCTGCACGCCGCTGGCGCCATTGCACAACCCGCATAATCTGGCGGCCATTGATACGCTGGCCGAACTCACCCCGAATCTGCCGCAATTCGCCAGCTTTGACACCTCGTTTCACGCCAGCAACCCCGAGGTCGCCACCCGTTATGCGATCCCCAAGATGATCGAGACCAAGGGCATTCGCCGCTATGGGTTTCACGGGTTGTCCTATGGGTCGCTGGTGCGCCGCCTGCCCGAGATTTCCGGCGAGAAACTGCCGTCGCGCCTGTTGGCGTTTCATCTCGGCAACGGCGCCTCGCTCTGCGCCATCAAGAACGGGCAGTCGGTGGCCACCACCATGGGCTATTCGCCGCTGGACGGGTTGACCATGGGCACCCGCTCGGGCGGCATCGACGCCAATGCGGTGCTGCGTCTGGTCGAAGACAACGGGTTAGAACGCACCAAAGCGATCCTGAACCACGAAAGCGGGCTGCTGGGCCTGTCCGGTGGCAAATCGGACATGCGCAACCTGATGCTGGACCCCAGCGCCGACAGCGCCTTTGCCATTGAACATTTCTGCTATTGGTCCCTGCGCCACGCCGGATCGCTGATTGCCGCGATGGAGGGGGTGGACGCCATCGCCTTTACCGGCGGCATTGGTGAAAACGCGGTGGGGGTGCGGGCCCGCATTCTGCGCGGTCTGGAATGGATTGGCGCGCGCATGGATGTGGACGCCAACCACGCCCGCAAGGCGCGGCTGCACGCCGCCAGCTCCAAGGTCCACATCTGGGTGGTTCCGGCGCAAGAGGAACGCATGATCGCCATCGACGCGGCCGCGCTGCTGGAGGCAGTATGA